In the genome of Enterobacteriaceae endosymbiont of Donacia marginata, one region contains:
- the argF gene encoding ornithine carbamoyltransferase yields MNQFYNKHFLKLSDFSKENIYELIKISEKLKNNKKNFKEKKKLINKNIILIFEKNSTRTRCSFEIACFDQGAHITYLNIKDSHIGNKESLKDSARILSNMYQGIGYRGKYQKNIENLAKYSTIPIWNGLTNEFHPTQILADLLTIKENIKNKKIDQIKLSYIGDINNNISFSLIEASIIIGFELCLISPQKIKSNNNFYINNIIEKMKNSNNIHITNNIDIGIKGTDFIYTDIWVSMGEKISLQLWEKKIKKLYTYQVNKLLLKKSQNKNIKVMHCLPSLHLYNHYKNLFTNEIISKYNLYNGLEITDEIFESNNSIIFQQAENKIHAIKAIMMASLLKE; encoded by the coding sequence ATGAATCAATTTTATAATAAACATTTTTTAAAATTATCAGATTTTTCAAAAGAAAATATTTATGAATTAATTAAAATTTCAGAAAAATTAAAAAATAATAAAAAAAATTTTAAAGAAAAAAAAAAATTAATTAATAAAAATATTATTCTTATTTTTGAAAAAAATTCAACAAGAACTAGATGTTCTTTTGAAATAGCTTGTTTCGATCAGGGAGCACATATTACTTATTTAAATATAAAAGACAGTCATATTGGTAATAAAGAATCATTAAAAGATTCAGCTCGAATTTTAAGTAATATGTATCAGGGAATAGGGTATAGAGGAAAATATCAAAAAAATATTGAAAATTTAGCTAAATATTCAACAATTCCTATATGGAATGGATTAACTAATGAATTTCATCCTACTCAAATATTAGCAGATTTATTAACTATTAAAGAAAATATAAAAAATAAAAAAATAGATCAAATTAAATTATCTTATATAGGAGATATAAATAATAATATATCCTTTAGCTTAATAGAGGCATCTATTATTATAGGCTTTGAATTATGTTTAATTTCTCCCCAAAAAATTAAATCAAATAATAATTTTTATATAAATAATATAATAGAAAAAATGAAAAATAGTAATAATATTCATATTACTAATAATATAGATATAGGTATAAAAGGTACAGATTTTATTTATACAGATATTTGGGTATCTATGGGAGAAAAAATATCTTTACAATTATGGGAAAAAAAAATAAAAAAATTATATACTTATCAAGTTAATAAATTATTATTAAAAAAAAGTCAAAATAAAAATATTAAAGTTATGCATTGTTTACCTTCATTACATTTATATAATCATTATAAAAATCTATTTACTAACGAAATTATTTCAAAATATAATTTATATAACGGATTAGAAATAACTGATGAAATTTTTGAATCTAATAATAGTATTATATTTCAACAAGCAGAAAATAAAATTCATGCTATTAAAGCAATAATGATGGCTTCTTTATTAAAAGAATAA
- a CDS encoding extracellular solute-binding protein: MFSFFRLVFIIFILLLPITKKYLNNKKYYQNTIFFYNWTEYVPQEILNQFTKETGIKIIYSTYESNESMYAKLKTYKKQPYDLVVPSTYFVVKMKNEGMIQKIEKKKIPNFSNLDRKFLNKSFDLNNEYSIPYMWGATAIGININVINPKSINSWKDLWDPKYYKSISLIDDAKEIFQMSLIKLGYPANTNNINYIKKSFIELKKLMPNIISFNSDNPGYPFIEGSVNIGMIWNGSAYLIQKLGIPIKFIWPKEGGIFWMDSFVIPKNAKNIKGALKLINFLLRPDIAAKIAKKTGFSTPNLKAKKLLPLDMINNDILYPNDDIINKGIWQNYVDDNISKKYETDFQKLKNL, encoded by the coding sequence ATGTTTTCATTTTTTAGATTAGTATTTATTATTTTTATATTATTATTACCAATTACAAAAAAATATTTAAATAATAAAAAATATTATCAAAATACTATTTTTTTTTATAACTGGACAGAGTATGTCCCTCAAGAAATTTTAAATCAATTTACAAAAGAAACAGGTATTAAAATTATTTATTCTACATATGAATCTAATGAAAGTATGTATGCTAAATTAAAAACTTATAAAAAACAACCATATGATTTAGTTGTTCCTTCTACTTATTTTGTAGTAAAAATGAAAAATGAAGGGATGATCCAAAAAATAGAAAAAAAAAAAATACCAAATTTTTCTAATTTAGATCGTAAATTTTTAAATAAATCTTTTGACTTAAATAATGAATATTCTATTCCATATATGTGGGGTGCAACAGCGATAGGAATTAATATAAATGTCATAAATCCTAAATCTATTAATAGTTGGAAAGATTTATGGGATCCTAAATATTATAAATCTATTTCTTTAATAGATGATGCTAAAGAAATATTTCAAATGTCATTAATAAAATTAGGTTATCCCGCTAATACAAATAATATTAATTATATAAAAAAATCTTTTATAGAATTAAAAAAATTAATGCCTAACATTATTTCATTTAACTCTGATAATCCAGGATATCCTTTTATCGAAGGTTCAGTAAATATAGGTATGATTTGGAATGGATCTGCTTATCTTATTCAAAAATTAGGCATTCCTATAAAATTTATTTGGCCTAAAGAAGGAGGTATTTTTTGGATGGATAGCTTTGTTATTCCTAAAAATGCAAAAAATATCAAAGGTGCATTAAAATTAATTAATTTTTTATTAAGACCTGATATTGCAGCAAAAATAGCTAAAAAAACAGGTTTTTCTACCCCAAATTTAAAAGCAAAAAAATTATTACCTTTAGATATGATAAATAATGATATCTTGTATCCTAATGATGATATTATTAATAAAGGTATATGGCAAAATTATGTTGATGATAATATAAGTAAAAAATATGAAACAGATTTTCAAAAATTAAAAAATTTATAA
- the prmB gene encoding 50S ribosomal protein L3 N(5)-glutamine methyltransferase yields the protein MVIKLKYLLNKKIISELLSIQDIIRWIVSCFSISNLWYGHGSDNVWDEAINLVLPLLGLPPYLWKEIYKSRLLVKERELIYKLVYKRIKKKIPVVYLTKKAWFCGHELYIDNRVLIPRSPIAELINNRFKSVIFSNKQPKFILDLCTGSGCIAIACSYLFPNAHIDAVDISLEAINVAEYNIQLHGLENRITPICSNLFNKLTKSTYDLIITNPPYVDKKEKKYLPKEYLYEPKIGLFAKNNGMEIIDKIISQAPLYLKRDGILICEVGNKMLNVIEKYPNICFQWLDIKNGGIGIFKIENI from the coding sequence ATGGTAATAAAATTAAAATATTTACTTAATAAAAAAATTATAAGTGAATTATTATCTATTCAGGATATAATACGTTGGATTGTCAGTTGTTTTAGTATTTCTAATTTATGGTATGGTCATGGTAGTGATAATGTATGGGATGAAGCTATAAACTTAGTTTTACCATTATTAGGATTACCTCCTTATCTATGGAAAGAAATTTATAAATCTAGATTATTAGTTAAAGAACGTGAACTAATTTATAAATTAGTTTATAAACGTATAAAAAAAAAAATCCCGGTAGTCTATTTAACAAAAAAAGCTTGGTTTTGTGGACATGAATTATATATAGATAATAGAGTATTAATACCTAGATCTCCAATTGCTGAATTAATTAATAATAGATTTAAATCAGTTATCTTTTCTAATAAACAACCTAAATTTATATTAGATTTATGTACTGGAAGTGGTTGTATAGCTATTGCATGTTCATATTTATTCCCTAATGCACATATAGATGCAGTAGATATTTCTTTAGAAGCTATTAATGTCGCAGAATATAATATTCAATTACATGGATTAGAAAACCGTATTACCCCAATATGTAGTAATTTATTTAATAAATTAACAAAATCTACTTATGACTTAATTATAACTAATCCTCCATATGTAGATAAAAAAGAAAAAAAATACTTACCAAAAGAATATTTATATGAACCTAAAATAGGTTTATTTGCTAAAAATAATGGTATGGAAATTATTGATAAAATAATATCTCAAGCACCTCTTTATCTTAAAAGAGATGGTATTTTAATTTGTGAAGTAGGAAATAAAATGTTAAATGTTATAGAAAAATATCCTAACATATGTTTTCAATGGCTTGATATAAAAAATGGAGGTATAGGGATATTTAAAATAGAAAATATATAA
- the aroC gene encoding chorismate synthase, giving the protein MSGNSIGKLFKVTTFGESHGKSLGCIIDGVPPKIPLKTQDIQKDLDRRKPGQSKYTSPRKELDQIQILSGIFNNFTTGTSIGLLINNMDVRSKDYNNIKNIFRPGHADYTYAKKYGIRDYKGGGRSSARETTMRVAAGAIAKKYLLIKYNLKIRGYLSQIGDIICNFDNWAEVNKNPFFCPNKYQIKDLQNMINILKKTGNSIGAKITIIAENVPIGLGEPVFDKLDAELAHAIMSINAVKGIEIGDGFNSINKLGSNYRDEMDKNGFKSNNSGGILGGISTGQNIILNFVVKPTSSIAIPGKTINSVGEEITCITQGRHDPCVGIRAVPIGEAMVAIILMDHLLRYRAQCIDIIK; this is encoded by the coding sequence ATGTCAGGTAATAGTATTGGTAAACTATTTAAAGTTACTACTTTCGGAGAATCACATGGAAAATCTTTAGGATGTATCATAGATGGTGTTCCTCCAAAAATTCCTTTAAAAACACAAGATATACAAAAAGATCTAGATAGAAGAAAACCAGGACAATCAAAATATACTTCTCCTCGTAAAGAATTAGATCAAATACAAATTTTATCAGGTATATTTAATAATTTTACTACAGGAACAAGTATTGGATTATTAATTAATAATATGGATGTACGATCTAAAGATTATAATAATATTAAAAATATTTTTCGTCCTGGACATGCTGATTATACTTATGCAAAAAAATATGGGATTAGAGATTACAAAGGTGGAGGACGTTCATCAGCTAGAGAAACAACTATGCGTGTTGCTGCAGGAGCTATTGCTAAAAAATATTTATTAATAAAATATAATTTAAAAATTAGAGGATATTTATCTCAAATAGGAGATATAATTTGTAATTTTGATAATTGGGCTGAAGTTAATAAAAATCCTTTTTTTTGTCCAAATAAATATCAAATAAAGGACTTACAAAATATGATAAATATTTTAAAAAAAACTGGTAATTCTATAGGAGCTAAAATTACTATTATTGCAGAAAATGTACCTATAGGATTAGGAGAACCTGTATTTGATAAATTAGATGCTGAATTAGCTCATGCTATTATGAGTATAAATGCAGTAAAAGGTATTGAAATAGGCGATGGTTTTAATTCGATAAATAAACTAGGAAGTAATTATAGAGATGAAATGGACAAAAATGGATTTAAAAGTAATAATTCTGGTGGAATTTTAGGTGGAATTAGTACAGGACAAAATATAATTTTAAATTTTGTAGTTAAACCAACTTCTAGTATTGCTATACCAGGAAAAACAATTAACTCTGTAGGTGAAGAAATAACTTGTATTACACAAGGACGCCATGATCCTTGTGTAGGAATTAGAGCTGTTCCAATAGGAGAAGCAATGGTTGCTATTATTTTAATGGACCATTTATTACGTTATCGTGCACAATGTATTGATATTATTAAATAA
- a CDS encoding redoxin domain-containing protein, with the protein MILVTKKAPDFTTSAVLPDGSIIDNFNLYEYSKNKITILFFWPLDFTFVCPTEIISLNQHYNSFYKRNVRILGISCDSQFVHQAWRNTPINKGGIGHIKFIMISDITKNIQKSYGIEHPQLGIALRALFLIDKKGIIRHQLINDLQFGRNINEIIRIIDALKHNEKYGDVCPAQWEKGKKSITPNSQGIINYLSNNINELY; encoded by the coding sequence ATGATATTAGTAACTAAAAAAGCTCCAGATTTTACTACTTCAGCAGTTCTTCCTGATGGATCAATTATAGATAATTTTAATTTATATGAATATTCAAAAAATAAAATAACTATATTATTTTTTTGGCCTTTAGATTTTACATTTGTTTGTCCAACAGAAATTATATCTTTAAATCAACATTATAATAGTTTTTATAAAAGAAATGTTAGAATATTAGGTATATCATGTGATTCCCAATTTGTGCATCAAGCTTGGCGTAATACTCCTATTAATAAAGGGGGTATAGGACATATTAAATTTATAATGATATCTGATATTACAAAAAATATACAGAAATCTTACGGAATTGAACATCCTCAATTAGGTATAGCATTAAGAGCATTATTTTTAATAGATAAAAAAGGGATTATAAGACATCAATTAATTAATGATCTTCAATTTGGAAGAAATATAAATGAAATAATTCGTATAATTGATGCTTTAAAACATAATGAAAAATATGGTGATGTATGTCCTGCACAATGGGAAAAAGGTAAAAAAAGTATAACTCCTAATTCTCAAGGTATTATTAATTATTTATCAAATAATATAAATGAATTATATTAA
- a CDS encoding methyltransferase, which yields MYNLSPINKYFLSLFKNKFLNKKVIFAGNINDKIPIYLNTFKSFINTHNYNYYIWLKKKINNNYLYYGLMDNKYKNYNFDVLIFFWLKDKKESLFILNNILSLLSLRVEIFIIGSNNCGIKKINNIKELEILNLQKIFNVRKHVVFHGILTKNVYFNINNYWNYYYYDNYRIYSLPGVFGGKKIDNGSQLLISTINDCIFIKGKILDLGCGSGIISTAIQKSLKKKHLIYAIDVDAKAIYSTIKTFNKNIIKNINVFPSNIYSNIQEKFDFIISNPPIHKNLSFSLDFIYQMINNFKKNINYKGELLFVTNNFISYKKIFNNFSLKIYILSKNKNFSVYRIKNI from the coding sequence ATGTATAATTTATCACCAATAAATAAATATTTTTTAAGTTTATTTAAAAATAAATTTTTAAATAAAAAAGTTATTTTTGCTGGAAATATTAATGATAAAATACCTATTTATTTGAATACTTTTAAAAGTTTTATAAATACTCATAATTATAATTATTATATTTGGTTAAAAAAAAAAATAAATAATAATTATTTATATTATGGTTTAATGGATAATAAATATAAAAATTATAATTTTGATGTTTTAATATTTTTTTGGTTAAAAGATAAAAAAGAATCATTATTTATATTAAATAATATTTTATCTTTACTCTCTCTAAGAGTAGAGATATTTATTATTGGTTCTAATAATTGTGGTATTAAAAAAATTAATAATATAAAAGAATTAGAAATTTTAAATTTACAAAAAATTTTTAATGTAAGAAAACATGTTGTTTTTCATGGAATTTTAACAAAAAATGTTTATTTTAATATAAATAATTATTGGAATTATTATTATTATGATAATTATCGAATATATAGTTTACCTGGAGTATTTGGAGGTAAAAAAATTGATAATGGGAGTCAATTATTGATTTCTACAATTAATGATTGTATTTTTATAAAAGGTAAAATATTAGATCTAGGTTGTGGATCTGGAATTATTTCTACTGCTATACAAAAAAGTTTAAAAAAAAAACATTTAATATATGCTATTGATGTAGATGCAAAAGCAATTTATTCAACTATAAAAACATTTAATAAAAATATAATAAAAAATATTAATGTATTTCCTAGTAATATTTATTCTAATATTCAAGAAAAATTTGATTTTATTATATCTAATCCTCCTATTCATAAAAATTTATCTTTTTCATTAGATTTTATTTATCAAATGATAAATAATTTTAAAAAAAATATAAATTATAAAGGAGAATTATTATTTGTTACAAATAATTTTATATCATATAAAAAAATTTTTAATAATTTTTCATTAAAAATTTATATTTTATCTAAAAATAAAAATTTTTCTGTATATAGAATTAAAAATATATAA
- a CDS encoding symmetrical bis(5'-nucleosyl)-tetraphosphatase, whose product MTTYFIGDIHGHYNEFISLLRKINFDYKNDKLWITGDLIARGPDSIKVLYFLYSIQKSIKLVLGNHDLYLIFLILNQKNNNINDTKTLNLLKNKKIIFIINTWLKYQPLIQYDKKKKILMSHAGIPPQWNNIEIILSAANEAKNIISSKNNSFFLDYINNEKYQINDWKNNTLIGFKRFNYIINGLTKMRYCYLDGTLEMLTKKAPNDIQSKILKPWFWIPNILYKQYTIFFGHWSDLQGGQYTQKNIIGLDTGCCWGKKLTIYSWEKKQFYNVNCNI is encoded by the coding sequence ATGACTACTTATTTTATTGGAGATATTCATGGACATTATAATGAATTTATTTCCTTATTAAGAAAAATTAATTTTGATTATAAAAATGATAAATTATGGATTACAGGAGATCTTATAGCAAGAGGTCCAGATTCTATAAAAGTTTTATATTTTTTATATTCTATTCAAAAATCTATAAAATTAGTTTTAGGAAATCACGATTTATATTTAATATTTCTTATATTAAATCAGAAAAATAATAATATTAATGATACAAAAACTTTAAATTTATTAAAAAATAAAAAAATAATATTTATTATAAATACTTGGTTAAAATATCAACCTTTAATACAATATGATAAAAAAAAAAAAATTTTAATGTCACATGCAGGTATTCCTCCTCAATGGAATAATATAGAGATTATATTATCTGCTGCTAATGAAGCAAAAAATATTATTTCAAGTAAAAATAATAGTTTTTTTTTAGATTACATAAATAATGAAAAATATCAAATAAATGATTGGAAAAACAATACATTAATAGGTTTTAAACGTTTTAATTATATTATTAATGGATTAACAAAAATGAGATATTGCTATTTAGATGGTACATTAGAAATGTTAACTAAAAAAGCACCTAATGATATCCAGTCTAAAATATTAAAACCATGGTTTTGGATTCCAAATATTTTATATAAACAATATACAATATTTTTTGGACATTGGTCTGATTTACAAGGAGGACAATATACTCAAAAGAATATAATAGGATTAGATACTGGATGTTGTTGGGGTAAAAAATTAACAATTTATTCATGGGAAAAAAAACAATTTTACAATGTAAATTGTAATATTTAA
- the apaG gene encoding Co2+/Mg2+ efflux protein ApaG: MKSLLSQVYIKTNSIYIKSQSIPTVNRYVFTYTITIHNLGKKILQLISRYWSITNGNGKKNQIYGEGIISKKPYIKPGNNFHYTNITILETPVGIIEGHYIMIDENNHVYHVEIPIFRLAIKTYIH; this comes from the coding sequence ATGAAATCATTATTATCTCAAGTTTATATAAAAACAAATAGTATTTATATAAAATCACAATCAATACCTACAGTTAATCGTTATGTTTTTACTTATACAATTACTATTCATAATCTAGGAAAAAAAATTTTACAATTAATTAGTCGTTATTGGAGTATAACTAATGGTAATGGTAAAAAAAATCAAATATATGGTGAGGGAATAATAAGTAAAAAACCATATATTAAACCAGGAAATAATTTTCATTATACTAATATTACTATTTTAGAAACCCCTGTTGGGATTATAGAAGGACATTATATAATGATAGATGAAAATAATCATGTTTATCATGTAGAAATACCTATTTTCCGTTTAGCAATTAAAACCTATATTCACTAA
- the rsmA gene encoding 16S rRNA (adenine(1518)-N(6)/adenine(1519)-N(6))-dimethyltransferase RsmA, with amino-acid sequence MKIIFKKKYGQHILVNEKIIQQIISFINPKYYQIMLEIGPGLGALTIPMIKYNKNLSIIEIDKNFFNILKKNKILINSNINILLNNILNFNFLILTQKYKKRIRIFGSLPYNISITIIFYLFKYLNNIKDMNFIMQKEVVNRLIAYPGGKNYGCLSIIAQLFCKIKSLIEIKANAFFPKPKIISNMVFLRPYINNPYNLNNIFFLKKIIKQAFSMRRKILRNSLINLFSIEELNYLGIDYKIRAEDVSISEYCQLANWLEFNKRL; translated from the coding sequence ATGAAAATTATTTTTAAAAAAAAATATGGCCAACATATATTAGTTAATGAAAAAATTATTCAACAAATTATTTCTTTTATTAATCCAAAATATTATCAAATAATGTTAGAAATAGGTCCTGGTTTAGGAGCATTAACTATACCAATGATAAAATATAATAAAAATCTCTCTATTATTGAAATAGATAAAAATTTTTTTAATATTTTAAAAAAAAATAAAATTTTAATAAATTCAAATATTAATATATTATTAAATAATATTTTAAATTTTAATTTTTTAATTTTAACTCAAAAATATAAAAAAAGAATACGTATATTTGGTAGTTTACCGTATAATATTTCTATTACAATAATTTTTTATTTATTTAAATATTTAAATAATATTAAAGATATGAATTTTATTATGCAAAAAGAAGTTGTAAATCGTTTAATTGCTTATCCTGGAGGTAAAAATTATGGATGTTTAAGTATAATAGCTCAATTATTTTGTAAAATAAAATCTTTAATAGAAATTAAAGCAAATGCTTTTTTTCCTAAACCTAAAATTATTTCTAATATGGTTTTTTTAAGACCTTATATTAATAATCCTTATAATTTAAATAATATTTTTTTTTTAAAAAAAATTATTAAACAAGCTTTTAGTATGAGAAGAAAAATTTTACGAAATAGTTTAATAAATTTATTTTCTATAGAAGAATTAAATTATTTAGGTATTGATTATAAAATTCGTGCTGAAGATGTTTCAATATCAGAATATTGTCAATTAGCTAATTGGTTGGAATTTAATAAAAGGTTATAA
- a CDS encoding peptidylprolyl isomerase, translating into MIIKKIIYIIILYFCLFNISQCMSMKNINNIKIIINDDVILKNKIDEILSITKKIYNSKYPILYSFLDIKNTKDVIEYFIFLNIIKNNNFFLSEDDFDNIILNIYQSNNIDENLLKKNFLLKNINYKKFYKIFKNIILINVLKNKFLLENFNIYDEELDSLSNRLYLKEKTHKTYNITLFYFLINKDSLKNKFNHKIYLLKQLILLLKNKKLKNNLKNYNEKTFISYFQIKKKNLKNKKENQLLKNVINYLDNAKKNDIIGPIYLNSKLFILKINNIFIKNNIDNEKVLLRFIYIKKKNLSNKDFNKKIKDIYFNLLKKRITFQKAIELFSDDVLSIRFKNNKNWILLNNFSSKFKKIITKLKINEFSLPIQESDGAFIIQLLDKNNKLFLRKKAYEIILQENIEREANLFIFTYAKKIYVKIFN; encoded by the coding sequence ATGATAATTAAAAAAATAATTTATATCATAATATTATATTTTTGTTTATTCAATATTTCTCAATGTATGTCAATGAAAAATATTAATAATATAAAAATAATTATAAATGATGATGTAATTTTAAAAAATAAAATAGATGAAATTTTATCTATTACAAAAAAAATTTATAATAGTAAATATCCAATATTATATTCATTTTTAGATATTAAAAATACTAAAGATGTAATAGAATATTTTATTTTTTTAAACATTATAAAAAATAATAATTTTTTTTTATCAGAAGATGATTTTGATAATATTATTTTAAATATATATCAATCAAATAATATTGATGAAAACTTATTAAAAAAAAATTTTTTATTGAAAAATATTAATTATAAAAAATTTTATAAAATTTTTAAAAATATTATATTAATTAATGTATTAAAAAATAAATTTTTATTAGAAAATTTTAATATTTATGATGAAGAACTTGATTCATTAAGTAATAGATTATATTTAAAAGAAAAAACACATAAAACATATAATATTACACTATTTTATTTTTTAATTAATAAAGATTCTTTAAAAAATAAATTTAATCATAAAATTTATTTATTAAAACAATTAATATTGTTATTAAAAAATAAAAAATTAAAGAACAATTTAAAAAATTATAATGAAAAAACATTTATTTCTTATTTTCAGATAAAAAAAAAAAATTTAAAAAATAAAAAAGAAAATCAATTATTAAAAAATGTTATTAATTATTTAGATAATGCTAAAAAAAATGATATAATTGGTCCAATATATTTAAATTCAAAATTATTTATTTTAAAAATAAATAATATTTTTATAAAAAATAATATAGATAATGAAAAAGTATTATTAAGATTTATTTATATAAAAAAAAAAAATTTAAGTAATAAAGATTTTAATAAAAAAATTAAAGATATATATTTTAATCTTTTAAAAAAGAGAATAACTTTTCAAAAAGCAATTGAATTATTTTCCGATGATGTATTATCAATTAGATTTAAAAATAATAAAAACTGGATATTATTAAATAATTTTTCTTCAAAATTTAAAAAAATTATAACAAAATTAAAAATTAATGAATTTAGTTTACCTATTCAAGAATCAGATGGAGCTTTTATAATCCAGTTATTAGATAAAAATAATAAATTATTTTTAAGGAAAAAAGCATATGAAATTATTTTACAAGAAAATATAGAAAGAGAAGCTAATCTTTTTATTTTTACATATGCTAAAAAAATATATGTAAAAATTTTTAATTAA
- the djlA gene encoding co-chaperone DjlA: MFSYLQLLFFLINLIINYYISFNLLNIIILILISYLINKITKFYNKKYNYYYKNNIQKLFLQINFEVMGYISKSKGFISKNDINFTIKLIKKMNLNNVEINFVKKAFNNGKKKNYPLIYKLNNLNYLIYNNRNLINKFLETQIELSFINNFLNNKNKKILNIIFQELNISFIDLFFIIKKLKYNNKFINEKDLFDNYYDQNQKKTKYYYNNYEFYYEKNNFNNKNNNFNNKNNYESELDKAYKLLGINYNDNLLTIKRAYHKLISKYHPDKLISKGYSSKQLEIAKIKTQNIHKAYDIIKKHIT, encoded by the coding sequence ATGTTTTCTTATTTACAATTATTATTCTTTTTAATAAATTTAATTATTAATTATTATATAAGTTTTAATTTATTAAATATTATAATATTAATATTAATAAGTTATTTAATTAATAAAATAACTAAATTTTATAATAAAAAATATAACTATTATTACAAAAATAATATACAGAAATTATTTCTTCAAATTAATTTTGAAGTTATGGGTTATATAAGTAAATCAAAAGGGTTTATTAGTAAAAATGATATAAATTTTACTATTAAATTAATTAAAAAAATGAATTTAAATAATGTAGAAATAAATTTTGTAAAGAAAGCATTTAATAATGGTAAAAAAAAAAATTATCCTTTAATTTATAAATTAAATAATTTAAATTATTTAATTTATAATAATAGAAATTTAATAAATAAGTTTTTAGAAACACAAATTGAATTATCTTTTATAAATAATTTTTTAAATAATAAAAATAAAAAAATATTAAATATTATTTTTCAAGAATTAAATATATCATTTATTGATTTATTTTTTATAATAAAAAAATTAAAATATAATAATAAATTTATTAATGAAAAAGATTTATTTGATAATTATTATGATCAAAATCAAAAAAAAACAAAATATTATTATAATAATTATGAATTTTACTATGAAAAAAATAATTTTAACAATAAAAATAATAATTTTAACAATAAAAATAATTATGAGTCAGAATTAGATAAAGCTTATAAATTATTAGGAATTAATTATAATGATAATTTATTAACTATAAAAAGAGCATATCATAAACTAATTAGTAAATATCATCCAGATAAATTAATATCTAAAGGATATTCATCTAAACAATTAGAAATAGCAAAAATTAAAACACAAAATATACATAAAGCATATGATATAATAAAAAAACATATTACATAA
- the acpS gene encoding holo-ACP synthase, which produces MKIFGIGIDIVEINRIKKIFIRFGKRFAHKILTKYELDVYKKNNNKIKILAKYFSVKEATVKALNTGFSNGIFFNQIELSHYLTGKPKLKLYNQALKFLKNTVYKYKIHISLSDEKKYTCAIVIIEKK; this is translated from the coding sequence ATGAAAATTTTTGGAATAGGTATCGATATAGTAGAAATAAATAGAATTAAAAAAATTTTTATACGTTTTGGGAAACGTTTTGCGCATAAAATACTCACTAAATATGAATTAGATGTATATAAAAAAAATAATAATAAAATTAAAATTTTAGCAAAATATTTTTCAGTAAAAGAAGCAACTGTAAAAGCGTTAAATACTGGTTTTAGTAATGGTATCTTTTTTAATCAAATAGAATTATCTCATTATTTAACTGGGAAACCAAAATTAAAACTTTATAATCAAGCGTTAAAATTTTTAAAAAATACAGTTTATAAATATAAAATTCATATTTCATTATCTGATGAGAAAAAATATACTTGTGCAATAGTTATAATTGAAAAAAAATAA